From Alteromonas sp. RKMC-009, one genomic window encodes:
- a CDS encoding alpha/beta hydrolase gives MFIRVLIFSLFSLSLSHVSPANAQPDLTITTGKTVADTGAPGYRFTRLQFTRHDAKHDTQKAYRVNLAIPEAPAPEEGYPLLIMLDGNAALMEVSADLLSELSQSAAPPVLAFLAHDNDLRIDGDARAYDYTPAVNESAFSAKEQRPGREYGGADGYLSFITGKVIPAISDNTPVNPEKTGLWGHSYGGIFVLHALFTRPDSFAFYAPVDPSLWWGEGYILSEEHDLLTESPADIKDKSLLVLTGFGGEAKRRPRGDRDAATLAAVYKARESVPAGETARMVERLKAAGVDAEMTTLQGLSHGETLGASLPYVFRQFAR, from the coding sequence ATGTTTATCAGAGTTTTGATTTTTTCACTTTTCAGTTTGTCTCTTAGTCACGTTTCACCAGCAAACGCTCAACCGGATCTCACCATAACAACCGGTAAAACCGTGGCTGATACCGGCGCCCCGGGCTACCGCTTCACCCGTTTACAATTCACCAGACACGACGCAAAACACGATACGCAGAAGGCGTACCGGGTGAACCTGGCGATACCGGAAGCACCGGCGCCGGAGGAGGGCTATCCTTTACTCATCATGCTCGATGGTAATGCTGCACTTATGGAAGTGTCTGCAGACTTACTAAGTGAGCTGTCGCAAAGCGCAGCCCCGCCGGTACTGGCATTCCTCGCTCATGACAACGATCTGCGCATAGACGGCGATGCCCGCGCCTATGACTACACTCCGGCCGTCAATGAATCTGCATTTAGTGCTAAAGAACAACGCCCCGGCAGAGAGTATGGTGGCGCAGACGGATACTTGTCTTTTATCACCGGTAAGGTCATTCCTGCCATTTCAGACAATACCCCGGTTAACCCTGAGAAGACGGGATTATGGGGTCATTCCTATGGCGGTATCTTCGTTTTACACGCCCTGTTTACCCGGCCAGACAGCTTCGCGTTCTATGCCCCTGTCGATCCGTCACTGTGGTGGGGAGAAGGTTATATTTTATCTGAGGAGCATGACCTGCTAACAGAAAGCCCCGCTGACATTAAAGACAAAAGCCTGTTAGTACTCACGGGTTTTGGCGGTGAGGCAAAACGCCGCCCGCGGGGAGATCGGGATGCCGCAACACTGGCTGCCGTGTACAAAGCCAGAGAATCGGTTCCTGCCGGTGAAACCGCCAGAATGGTTGAACGTTTAAAAGCAGCCGGTGTTGATGCTGAAATGACTAC